A genomic window from Variovorax paradoxus includes:
- a CDS encoding helix-turn-helix domain-containing protein, translating to MRNDSSPADTPGQNIDMLIATRLLALRQAQALSLAELAERSGVSKAMISKVERAQSSPTAVLLGRLAAGLGVPLAQLLTEEKEQPQRLRTRAEQEVWRDPKAGYLRRQVAERHAGSGIELVEVELPRSAQVDYPRWSGKPYRQCLWMLEGALRVDYGDERFELAPGDCLDFGVDRPLVFKALGRTACRYLLVANPE from the coding sequence ATGAGAAACGATTCATCTCCTGCCGATACACCCGGCCAGAACATCGACATGCTCATCGCCACCCGGCTGCTGGCGCTGCGGCAGGCGCAAGCGCTGAGCCTCGCGGAGTTGGCCGAGCGCTCGGGCGTGAGCAAGGCCATGATTTCCAAGGTGGAGCGCGCGCAGAGCAGCCCCACGGCCGTGCTGCTGGGGCGGCTGGCGGCCGGGCTCGGCGTGCCGCTAGCGCAGCTCCTGACGGAAGAGAAGGAGCAACCGCAGCGCCTGCGCACGCGTGCCGAGCAGGAGGTCTGGCGCGACCCGAAGGCAGGCTACCTGCGGCGGCAGGTCGCGGAGCGGCACGCGGGCAGCGGCATCGAACTGGTCGAAGTCGAGTTGCCGCGCTCGGCGCAGGTCGACTACCCGCGCTGGAGCGGCAAGCCCTATCGGCAATGCCTGTGGATGCTCGAAGGCGCTCTGCGGGTGGACTACGGCGACGAGCGCTTCGAGCTCGCACCGGGCGACTGCCTCGACTTCGGCGTGGACCGGCCGCTGGTCTTCAAGGCACTGGGGCGCACCGCCTGCCGCTATCTGCTGGTGGCGAACCCGGAGTAG
- a CDS encoding NAD(P)/FAD-dependent oxidoreductase has product MHTSSSFFSPLASSSCAAPQPALAPAASPGNIKVDLLVVGASFAGLACARAAALAGLSVMVLEKKSSAGAKLHTTGIIVKDAVDSVPWLAEVPAALVRRIEGVRLYAPNMRHVDLHAPGYWFWATDAPALLDWMVGSACASGVDVRLDTLFEQALWLNGRWEVPVTQGPCITATYLVGADGPHSRVAKALGLSRNTRFLYGIEHEYQGARMAPGLLHCFIDRKLAPGYIGWALDGVGVSQIGLARRMVHNSAGALKLDPLLRKIASVVTPGDAPPVAVRAGMIPCGGVLPVVARERALLVGDAAGMVSPVTAGGIHTALLHGERAGEAVARFVRGEAGDPATWFVRGYPGFRLKRALRWAFDHFQTDWMFNHLLGTPQMRRVAELIYFHRKGGSLPKS; this is encoded by the coding sequence ATGCACACTTCTTCCAGCTTCTTTTCTCCCCTCGCCTCCTCATCCTGCGCAGCGCCCCAGCCGGCCCTGGCTCCGGCAGCAAGCCCCGGCAACATCAAGGTCGACCTTCTCGTCGTGGGCGCGAGCTTTGCGGGCCTGGCCTGTGCCCGGGCCGCGGCCCTGGCAGGCCTCAGCGTGATGGTGCTGGAGAAGAAGAGCAGTGCCGGCGCCAAGCTGCACACCACCGGCATCATCGTGAAGGACGCGGTCGACAGCGTGCCGTGGCTGGCCGAAGTGCCTGCGGCACTCGTGCGCCGTATCGAAGGGGTGCGGCTCTATGCGCCCAACATGCGCCATGTCGACCTGCATGCGCCGGGCTACTGGTTCTGGGCCACCGACGCGCCCGCCCTGCTCGACTGGATGGTCGGCTCTGCCTGCGCCAGCGGCGTCGACGTGCGGCTGGACACGCTGTTCGAGCAGGCGCTGTGGCTCAACGGCCGGTGGGAGGTGCCGGTGACGCAAGGGCCCTGCATCACGGCCACCTACCTCGTGGGCGCTGACGGCCCCCACTCGCGCGTTGCCAAGGCGCTGGGCCTGTCGCGCAACACGCGCTTCCTCTACGGCATCGAGCACGAGTACCAGGGCGCGCGGATGGCGCCCGGCCTGCTGCATTGCTTCATCGACCGCAAGCTCGCGCCCGGCTACATCGGCTGGGCGCTCGACGGCGTCGGCGTTAGCCAGATCGGGCTGGCGCGCCGCATGGTGCACAACAGCGCGGGCGCGCTGAAGCTCGATCCGCTGCTGCGCAAGATTGCTTCGGTGGTCACGCCCGGCGACGCTCCGCCGGTCGCGGTACGCGCGGGAATGATCCCGTGCGGCGGCGTGCTGCCGGTGGTAGCGCGCGAACGGGCCTTGCTGGTGGGCGATGCGGCGGGCATGGTGTCGCCGGTGACGGCCGGCGGCATCCACACGGCACTGCTGCACGGGGAGCGCGCGGGCGAGGCGGTGGCGCGCTTCGTGCGCGGCGAGGCCGGCGACCCGGCCACGTGGTTCGTTCGTGGCTACCCGGGCTTCCGGCTCAAGCGCGCGCTGCGCTGGGCCTTCGACCATTTCCAGACCGACTGGATGTTCAACCACTTGCTGGGCACACCGCAGATGCGGCGGGTGGCGGAGCTCATCTACTTCCACCGCAAGGGTGGATCGTTGCCCAAGAGCTAG
- the rlmB gene encoding 23S rRNA (guanosine(2251)-2'-O)-methyltransferase RlmB, translating into MSSPKVIFGFHAVGVRIKTAPKSVLEVMFDASRRDARMKQFIARAQEAGVRLVEADGLRLSKLSGSHGHQGVVARVEPVAQVRSLDELLEGLEEAGTVPLLLVLDGVTDPHNLGACLRVADGAGAHAVIAPKDHAAGINATVAKVASGAAETVPYFMVTNLARTLNELKERNIWCVGTSDDAPGTIYQSDFKRPLALVLGAEGEGMRQLTRKTCDELVSIPMAGAVESLNVSVASGVCLYEAMRQRGA; encoded by the coding sequence ATGTCTTCCCCCAAAGTGATCTTCGGCTTCCATGCCGTGGGCGTGCGCATCAAGACCGCGCCTAAATCGGTGCTCGAAGTGATGTTCGACGCCAGCCGGCGCGATGCGCGCATGAAACAGTTCATTGCGCGTGCGCAGGAGGCCGGTGTGCGGCTGGTCGAGGCCGACGGCCTGCGGCTGTCCAAGCTCAGCGGCAGCCACGGCCATCAGGGCGTGGTAGCGCGGGTCGAACCCGTGGCCCAGGTCCGCTCGCTCGACGAACTGCTCGAAGGCCTCGAAGAGGCCGGCACCGTGCCCCTGCTGCTGGTGCTCGACGGCGTGACCGACCCGCACAACCTCGGTGCCTGCCTGCGCGTGGCCGACGGTGCCGGCGCGCATGCGGTCATCGCCCCCAAGGACCACGCGGCCGGCATCAACGCCACCGTGGCCAAGGTGGCGAGCGGCGCGGCCGAGACTGTGCCGTACTTCATGGTCACCAACCTCGCGCGCACCCTGAACGAACTCAAGGAACGCAACATCTGGTGCGTGGGCACCAGCGACGATGCGCCGGGCACCATTTACCAGAGCGACTTCAAGCGTCCCCTGGCGCTGGTGCTGGGCGCCGAAGGCGAAGGCATGCGGCAGCTCACGCGAAAGACCTGCGACGAGCTGGTGAGCATTCCGATGGCCGGCGCGGTCGAGAGCCTGAATGTCTCGGTGGCGAGCGGCGTGTGCCTCTACGAGGCGATGCGGCAGCGCGGCGCCTGA